From Ananas comosus cultivar F153 linkage group 2, ASM154086v1, whole genome shotgun sequence:
CAGTTTGGATTGGTTTTGGAACCCTAGTTTCAGATAGGCATCAACCACTATATGAAAAGTTGTGCCTTTCAGTTTCAGATATTCAATCAGAACTTCAAGCTATGGCTCTCTGCACTGTTACGTATTACACCATATCTTCTTTCTGCGGACTTGCTTTTATGCTAACAGTAGTAGTTTTTTGTGCATTACCTTTAAATATCTTAATTTCTTTTGtacttattttatttgtcaCAGTTTGAGGGCTCAGAAATTGTGAAGCAGCAAAATAATCTCTTTTCAGGTACATTAGTTTGTTGtcatattttgattttcaaGATATTTCATCCGTACAGAAATATACCTTCATTTGCTTCAAACGTACTCTTGATTTCTAATAATGTTCACTATTGAAGCTTCCAATGCAACATCACATGCCTTTGACATTGACTTTATTGATTATCTTAAAGCTTGCTCAAAAAACTTCAATtgtagtataaataaaaatattccaCAATTTAATACACGTAAAGCAAAATGGCCACTTATCAGATTATCATACTATCGCATGCAAGGCCCGAAAGAACTAGCCCATTTGCCCTATGTTTATAATGTTGTCTAAGGTCAATGTGATGCAAATATCCCTTATCAATCTCTGTGAGCAACAGATCAAAATATTAGAATGAACATTACACAGATAAACATCATTAAGGCGGTACTTTGGCATTATACATAATAAACTGGATACAACTATTCTGTTTCTACATTCATTTTTCAGAATTCATCTTTGGTGATCACAGCAAAATGTAATGCATGTAGAAGGTGTACATTTAATATTTCTCGTAATTCTTTTCTAGAAGTCTAAAATTCTACTGAAACATTGCCGTTGcaactaattttattaaactttgATCGTAGTATGCATAATTTGTGCCACTTCTTTGAACATCATAGTTGCTGAAATTATTTCAAATGTTCACAGCATTTATGAGAAACCATATAACATGGGATACAGTTGGTTACGAGCCATGCTTGGATGTAGATGTTTCTTTGAAAGTCACCCTTGAGGTATGGACTGTGGATGGCGTAAATCTTCATAATTCTGTTACTCCAACTATAGGATAGTACATGGCAAACTTGATGTTACGAACCAGTGTGTGGTATTATTTTCTACTTGCTTCTAATATTGACTGTTTCAACTCCCTAGTAAATTGCTGATATGTTGGTTAATCTGAAGAGCTACTTTACCTTTTAACATTAAAATCTCATCTATTACTGAAAGCATCTGATTGTACCAGTAGTTCGAATCATTTGTAGCTTGGTACTGACGTATTTGACCCTGTTTTCAAGAAGGATTGATTCATAAGTTATCTGCTTTTGTGTAACTTAACACTACCATGTCAGTGGTGCTTGCACATATTATGATAACCTCATCCTGCTTCTTTGCTAAAGCCAAATTAAGGTTTCCTATTGGTAGAGTTGGAGCATGTTCTATAAATTTTTGCTATCAAGAAGAGAATCTCTCATGAATTTAATTAAGCAAAAGGTAGAAATAAAACTTGCTCAGTAAAGTTGGACCACACGTTGAAAATGTCGCAGATCATGGCTGCGATTAGGAGATGAAACCAACTGTTTAGCAGATGCGCTTGATCAATTTCCTGCATAGATTAATGCCATGTTTGGACTTTCTAATgttaatagttgttattgcTGCTTTTGAAGTGTTCgtataattttttcaatctgCTTTGCACAGGTTTATACAAAGCCATTCAGCTTGCTTCCGATATCAGCGGTAGAAAAACCAGGAAACTTGTAAGTCTCCATCATGGCATTTACTGAAAATTTAACAGGAACCATTTCAGAAAACTATTATTATGTTTATACAATACAATTTAAGTCGCAGCAAATTTCTTTACAATGGGATAGGTATTGTTGGCAAATATGTTTGTTTGCACATAATTTGTACTGTTCTCGTGTTCTCGAGGCATCAATATATTCACTCGATCCCAGAGAGGTGCTTTTGTACTAAAATTTAAGTCTCTAAACATAGCACCATAGATAGCTTTAATATCATGCAGCCAATACATCTTCTGCCTGGTTAAGGGGATCGCTTGTCGAGAtgtctctaaaaaatttaatggagaCACTTCAATATTCTTAAGTCTCGATTATCTTGCTTGCTGTGAGTTGTTTATTTGGATATCCTATCACGAGGTTGACCTATTAAACGACCAAACTAGTTATGCCTTGGCCCTCGATTATAGTTGTACACTCTGTGCATATAAATACAGACAAAAGTATAAAGAGAAGGATGCATACAGCTGTATGAAACGAACAAGTCCTAAAGTTTTGTTCTCCTTTTATTTTTCGTATTGAAGAGTAGTGTTGTATATATAAAGCATGAGTTGAATGGCTAGATAACAAGAGTCTCTCAAGATCCTTAAAGAAGCTCGTAGTGTAGAAAAGAGAGGTCGGCAGTCGATGCTTTCAGAATCACTTGTGGCTTTATGATCAATAGGCGCCATGGGTTAGTGTAGAGTGGTAGCTTGCATTCTAAGGGATTTATCGCGTGTTCAGACTGTCTTATCCTTTCTGTCATGTACAGTGCTGGATTTGGTGAGTGGTTTCTAAGAATGGACTTACAAACTATGTATGATGCCCGTGCCGGTTGGGTTTCATACAATGCTTTCAATGGCTAACCATCAACTGATATTCTACATACTTTATGAACTTCAGGTAGATCCACAACACTTGATACATTTAGTTCTGTATTAATATACTACCCAAGTCATCCATCATCCTCATAGTCCATAGCATGTAGGTTTACTCCAATCAGAAATCAACACTAATTACCATGACCAGTAATATTTGAAAATTGCCTGGAAAGTGAAAATTCGTGTTtgttcaaatttcataattacgAACATTTAAGAATTAGCTTATTTGGTAGGAACCAGAATGTGTTGATCATAATATGAACGTGAGAGTGTTGCAATTTACTATGTCTATATCAAACTCGGTTGCTTCTTCTTCAGTCGCACAATTTCTTATATATCATGCCATACGGACTGTACTCACCATCCCCATCTTTATCTTggattttaaagtttgattctCAATCTGTTTAACTGTAACAGGCTTATGCAAGGTCTATTGGACAGACTTGTTCCCTTGCTTATTGAGCAGCTACTTAGAGATTACGAAGCATGGGTTAACGAGCAACTTGCGGAGTCTTCGTAGTTCTCCCGTACATTGTTGAATCTAAACAATTTCTGCAGAAAACCTACATAGAGAATTCGTCAAGTGTGTTTAATGCCGATGGCAAGTTTTGCAGTTGCTGCCatggaaaagaaataaagataTTTTCAGTGTACCTGTACAGATGTATTATTGGATCTCTTGTAGTCATGTGCCCCAGATGTCTCACAGTTATATATCTCTTAATTTTGTCGCGCGTATAGTTTTACAATCTTGGTTCATCTGATGCTTTAATTGGTATTCAATAagaattctaattctaatttaattgacGAAAATTATTAAATGAAACATTTGAAGTTTAAGCATTGTTagtgaaaaaaagataaaaaatgtatggagttCCCCCCCTAAAGGGCCTAAACTATGTATGATCCGCTTTGTAGTGGCCCCTCAGATCAAAACGTTCTTAACGTCTAATGTATTTAATAATAagaaatctaatttaattgactaaaattactaaactaaaaatttagaattaatcaTTGTCTGTGAaaatagggggaaaaaaaaaaggtattagGACCCCCCAAACTTTGTACTGGCCTCTCAACTCGTTTTTGATTAATACTTTACCTAATTtctaaatttcttaattttagttattttaattagttaagcTAAAAAATTGTTAACTTTAATGATTTATTAATCAGCAGTAGCTAATTCTTTcagattaatttgttaaaaataattaaatctattaaatttgatgtacGTTGGCTAATGGCCATAGTTGACATATTTTCGTCTATAAAAGAGTTTCTCCACCGCGCTCACCGTCGAGTAACCATAACCCCGACGTCTCGCCAGCGAAAATCCaccgaaaaaattattttgaagcaAACGAGGCGGCTGGCGCGGGAGGGTGAGCACACCGGGGGTGACGGGACTCGGAAGCCACTACATCAAAATATAGCCCGGCCCGATAAGTCAGTCGAATAGCGACTCAGAAAACTCGGCCCAATAAAACTCGGCAGCGTAGGAGAGAAAACCCAAAACTTCCGAAATAAACAAGACATATACCAATCAAAAGACAGGCCTGGGCCGTCAGTGGGGCCCCACATTTAGTGGGAGCTTTAGTGATGGCTTAGTGCTCGGGTAGTCCAACACTCTTGGGCCTGGCTAGAACCGACGAATAATGGGGGCGGACTTCAGACTTAGATGGGCCGTCACTGAGCCCATCTTGCTTACGgataagtctttttttttttccaataatgGGCCCTAGGATAGGGTCCGGGAATTTAATTCGCCCCTTTCATTTCCTTGCTTCCCCGGAAGGGTCCAGCAGAGGTATAtgcatatagagagagatgaagaactGGGCAATCACCTGCGTTACATAGAGAATTCCTCAAGTGCGCTAAATGCTTGACACCATTTGTCAAACCACTTTGAGAAAGGATTAATTTGAGCCCTCTATCCTCGAAGGGTTTAAAACATACATCTCGTATGCACTCAATAGCTGCTCCCAGACTACTGATCAGGATGGCTACTAAGTAGCCATATATCTGGATTGCTGCTGTAACATGTTTGATCTGCATCTTTCGGAACTGCGCATCCTGATATCTATCTGGGTTGATGAATCTCAAGTAAAGCTGTAAGTCCAAACTCGTGATCACTTGCTGATGTTCTTTGTTTTTGGTCCTCTTTAGTTATATTGGCTACAATCCCTCGACACACAGTAGCCGACAAAATACAGCAGGTTCAACTCCTGGCTATTGTTTGGTGCTTGCAAACGTTGTGAAATGGCCCTCCTGATAGACACTACAAAAGATGCAAATTTCTAAATATAACTTCCCAGGAGTTCCATACAACAATGAGCATTTAAGGCTAAATATACAAGCAAGATTGAGGAAAACATGGGTTAAAAAGTAAACCTAAATTCTCAGATATGCTGAGAAAGACCGTCGACTAAGAAACCTACATTTCCATATTAAGACTTGGGTAACATTCATCAGTAAATATTTGTCCACTCAAATTCAGTCATCAAGTGGGCGAAGCGACAAATCAGTCATATTTGCAGCAAGCTCATCGATAATCTTTTCTTGGATCACAGTCCTGCTAGGTTCATAGGGAGGTTGCCGGAAAGCTCCCTCCGGACCACTCCCCCCAATGAGAAGCTTATTCAGCTGTTCGATGAGTTCATCATCTTCCTCCTCGTTTGAAATCGGCGTCTCCAAATCCCAGACCTTAAATATACTCTCGCGCGACTCTGCTTCTTGCTCAACTTCCTCCGAGTCCTCCGCATTAGCATCTCCTTCGCTTGTATCTTTATCTCTCTCCTCGTCACGGATCAACGCAGCTTCTGCCTCCGCTTCATCCTCCACATCAGCATCGTCATCTCTCTCTTCAACATACATCACTTCAGTTTCTGATCTCTCAGTAATTTGCACCCTTCGGCCTTCCACAGCCCCATTCACATACTCAGTTTCATCATGTGAGTTTTGAGTGCTGAGGGTGTCAAGCAGGGCCTCTGTGAATGCAGCCCAATCATCATCCGACAGCTCAGCATCGAGCGCGAGGCAGGAGTCGACCCATGCGGCCTCCTCTGGTGAGAGCTCGACAGTCTTCTCGTCCGATCCGGTCGACGTGGAAAGTAAATCTGAGAAAGAATTTGAGAGATCAACAAGCTCATCGGATTCGCATGGCTCAGAAAGAAGGGCCAGGATGTCATCTTCTGATGCCATAAATCTATAATAGTTTCAACAAAAAAACAGAGGAGGAAAAACTATTAGTAGGATGTTTAAAATGCCTCAGCCGCAAAATATGAATCTACAGATGGTAGAAACGGATGATGATGGAGGACACATGAGTGCCGATTATCCCCGAACAATCAATCATATTGAATGTGGTGAACATGTGTTGGGTGTCGCAAAGATGTAAATTATCCGAACACAGAAGAATGCAGAAATCAGCATTGGGCCCTTATTTAATAAACCGACAACTCTGAACGATGGCGAGATCTTATAACATTCAGGGGATTGGTGAGGAAATTATGAATCCAGGAGCTGaatagcaggaaaaaaaaagaagaaacaaaacaaagaaaTGCTTGGAAAatagagagaggggggaaaaaTGAGAGGAGGAGAAGCAGCACCGATTTAGGGGAAACCAAATTAGGTTTCTTCCCCTTTCGCAGTATTGAGCGATGAACTCTTCTTCTCTTACGGCATCTGCTCTATTGAACAACACAAGAGGAAAAGGAGGAGCTGGTAATAATTATGATACGGCATGCGCCTTGCGTACATACATTTATAAAGAGGCACGAGGGACAACATCCTGGGGCATATCAACAAACATCTGATGGGCACTCTAATAACGAAGTTTCTAAGGCTGGGCAAATTAACATTCTACATCAAATTGATAACTGTATCATCTCGAAAACGGTCCGGGGATTAAATTGAAGAGGATTACGAGATGACGAAGATACTCAATAGCCCCCAACCAGCATATTTCCTGTTAAAACCGGATCAACTAGATGGATCTAAACTAACTTAAGAGCGTGCACAGcaaacacacacacgcacagagagagagagagagagagagagagagagagagtatactAAGCAATAACATTCCTACCTGCGAGAGAGGGATTGAGGTTGAAGAGGAACTGCGGAGAGAAATAGCGGTACGACGAAGGAGAAAGGATGAATGAATTGGACAAAACGAGGTCGGCTAGGAGAAAGCaggttaaaaatataatataaaataaatataaaatgaaaaaaaaaaaaattccgttGCCGGGACTCGAACCCGGGTCTCTCGGGTGAGAGCCGAGTATCCTAACCAACTAGACTACAACGGATCGTTATTTTAATGTATTCATTTATGTTTAAATAACCATTCTACTCCTGCTGAAATACTTTGTTCATCCCTGCTGAGTACTGATGCATGCAAAGAGGGGTTAGTTGATCGCTTGAAAGTTGATACCGAGCCAGTATAAATGAAAATTCCCATGAACAACTATTGAACTTAATTAAGATATTcctttttttgtgaattttcaaGTAGATTTGAACAATTTATTTCGCATGAAAATTTATGTCCTTGAACAACTACAAAATCTCAAAGAAAATATACTAAGTaaaaaaggatatatatatgcacacactAAGTTAATTACAGCTGAAAACGCATTATATATGctatgtataattaataagcTGTACAAAGAGATAAATGCGTgctttaacttctaattatttatagAAGAAATTAATGTTGTGAAAGAATGGTTAGTTAATttgttaaaactaaaaaattctgaaataaTTGATTGAGTTGTTTTGAAATGCTTTCTATTCCTGGTTTATTATTCTCGCTAGATATATAACTTATCAAACTTTTCAAGTTTCTGCCAgcagagaaaattaaaattgagaTTAATATATTCTCTGACTAATGTTATGGTTGTTCACTGGCCGTCGTGTTGGCTAGAAGTGTTTGTGCCACTTGCCTCGCGAACTCTTTCCGCGTTTCAGTCGATGCGCATAGGATTTCATGCCGAAGGACGCGTGGCGCGGAAAATGGTTTCATATGTATTACCTTACAAAGTAAATGTCTCCTCAATTAATAGTTCAGTCATTTCTGAAATTACTGCATCATTTTAATTTGCTGTATGTTCTTGACCATGTGTATTttcttgcaaaaaaaaaaaaaaaaagtatcaatCAATAGAAACAAATATGCTTTAATTAGGTCAGAAAAacgaaaaatataaaaccagTATATAGGCCGtgaatacatacatacatacatatatatattcaacaaatAAAATGCCACAAGAAAGCCAAAACCAAAACCTGGTGCTTCTCCAAGAACATGCCGGAGCTCGTCCGAATATCGCTCGCAACGCTATCCCCAGACTCATCGTCCGCCACCATCGACTTCTCCAGCTTGTCCTTCGCCTACCGCATTAAAAACCCGGTGGGTCATTTCATCAAACAAGTGGTGGGCAACACCCAACGATCGAGGAAACAAAAGATCACAATTTTCTCCATTACCAACTCGATCAAATGGTCGCATTCCTCGTGAGAAACGAAGCCCCTGTACAAAAAAGCCCTGGAAACAGAAACCCAGTTCGCAGAAGCTCAAATCAGGACCCACTACCGACACGCAAAACAGCGAGCAAGAGCACGGCGGTTGGGGGAGAGCACCTGGGGCGCCATGAGAGGCGGGAAACGCGAGCTGGGTCGTAGAATGTGGGCTCGGATCTCGCCACCAATAGGGTCGGGAGCGACACCAGTACGAGGAAGGCGGAGAAGAGCGCCATGGacgaggaagagggagagggtgggAGTGGCGCCATGGAGGGTCATTTTCACTCgttaataataacaacaataatagTACTGTTCGCGCTTAGAAGAGCCGCCCATGGATTTGCTCTGACGCAGCACGACAATCACGAGCGACAAAATTTTGGCTGGCATACCTcccaaacataatattttttttagagtttgTTCGTTTTGGCGTCACGTGGCGAGTCCTATTCATCTCAACCGTCcaaaacataatttattttactaaattaaaatatttaaaaaatttatttttgttcgGCAGTTGAGATGAGCTNAGATgctataaaattatgtatacaatttttttcccatttttcaCAGTAGATCCCACATGCTCATCATCTCTTGGACCACGGCTTCATCTAAGAGGAAGTTCTCCAAGGACAAGTCGTCCCACAGCGACGCTTCCTCGTCCAACGAGCCACTGCTAGCCATGATCAcctcatcaccaccaccacaaccACTACTACCACCAtcaccattattattattgttattattattattattgttattattgttattattgttattgttattattgttattgttgctactgctgctgcaTGCATCCCTTACTAACGAGGAGGAAGCCGACGTAGGGATGAGTTGCTGCAGCTTCCGCTCGTCGGAGAAGCCGACGTCGTCGCCATCTTTGATAACCA
This genomic window contains:
- the LOC109704493 gene encoding probable prolyl 4-hydroxylase 7, which gives rise to MAPLPPSPSSSSMALFSAFLVLVSLPTLLVARSEPTFYDPARVSRLSWRPRAFLYRGFVSHEECDHLIELAKDKLEKSMVADDESGDSVASDIRTSSGMFLEKHQVLVLAFLWHFIC
- the LOC109724292 gene encoding uncharacterized protein LOC109724292, translated to MASEDDILALLSEPCESDELVDLSNSFSDLLSTSTGSDEKTVELSPEEAAWVDSCLALDAELSDDDWAAFTEALLDTLSTQNSHDETEYVNGAVEGRRVQITERSETEVMYVEERDDDADVEDEAEAEAALIRDEERDKDTSEGDANAEDSEEVEQEAESRESIFKVWDLETPISNEEEDDELIEQLNKLLIGGSGPEGAFRQPPYEPSRTVIQEKIIDELAANMTDLSLRPLDD